In one Pseudomonas sp. MM211 genomic region, the following are encoded:
- a CDS encoding response regulator translates to MLTVEVLEELDYHVSEAAEAQRALEILRSDEHIDLLMTDIGLPGMNGQELAVAARQLRPNLKVLFASGYAESVEIDKNEPATRTDIIGKPFSLDALRDKVQDMLGN, encoded by the coding sequence ATGCTCACCGTGGAAGTGCTCGAAGAACTCGACTACCACGTGAGCGAAGCCGCCGAGGCGCAGCGGGCTCTGGAGATACTGCGCAGCGATGAGCACATCGACCTGCTGATGACCGACATCGGCCTGCCTGGTATGAACGGCCAAGAGCTTGCCGTCGCGGCACGCCAACTGCGCCCGAATCTTAAAGTGCTGTTCGCCAGCGGCTATGCGGAAAGCGTCGAAATCGACAAAAACGAGCCGGCCACCCGTACCGACATCATCGGTAAACCTTTTTCTCTCGATGCCCTGCGCGACAAGGTGCAGGACATGCTCGGCAACTGA
- a CDS encoding ABC transporter ATP-binding protein, which yields MAEAAPALEIRNLHKRYGDLDVLKGISLTARDGDVISILGSSGSGKSTFLRCINLLENPHQGQIIVAGEELKLKPQKNGELVAADSRQINRLRSEIGFVFQNFNLWPHMTVLDNIIEAPRRVLGKSKAEATEIAEALLAKVGIADKRHAYPNQLSGGQQQRAAIARTLAMQPKVILFDEPTSALDPEMVQEVLNVIRALADEGRTMLLVTHEMNFARQVSSEVVFLHQGLVEEQGAPQQVFDNPVSARCKQFMSSNR from the coding sequence ATGGCTGAGGCCGCGCCCGCCCTGGAAATCCGCAATCTGCACAAACGCTATGGCGACCTCGACGTGCTCAAGGGCATTTCCCTGACGGCCCGCGATGGCGACGTGATTTCCATCCTTGGCTCTTCGGGCTCGGGCAAGTCGACCTTCCTGCGCTGCATCAACCTGCTGGAAAATCCCCATCAGGGCCAGATCATCGTGGCCGGCGAAGAGCTCAAGCTGAAACCCCAGAAGAATGGCGAACTGGTCGCCGCTGACAGCCGGCAGATCAATCGCCTGCGCAGCGAAATCGGCTTCGTGTTCCAGAACTTCAACCTGTGGCCGCACATGACCGTGCTGGACAACATCATCGAGGCGCCACGCCGCGTGCTCGGCAAGAGCAAGGCCGAAGCCACCGAAATCGCCGAAGCGCTACTGGCCAAGGTCGGCATCGCCGACAAGCGCCACGCCTACCCCAACCAGCTTTCCGGCGGCCAGCAGCAACGCGCGGCCATCGCTCGCACCCTGGCCATGCAGCCGAAGGTGATCCTGTTCGACGAACCGACTTCGGCACTCGACCCAGAAATGGTACAAGAAGTGCTTAATGTGATCCGCGCGCTCGCCGACGAAGGTCGCACCATGCTGTTGGTGACCCACGAGATGAACTTCGCCCGCCAGGTTTCCAGTGAAGTGGTTTTCCTGCATCAGGGCTTGGTGGAGGAACAGGGGGCGCCGCAACAGGTGTTCGACAACCCCGTATCGGCGCGCTGCAAACAATTCATGTCCAGCAATCGTTAA
- a CDS encoding ABC transporter substrate-binding protein, which translates to MHSYKKILLAAAATLAFGTSAVAADKLKIGTEGAYPPFNLIDASGQVGGFDVEIAQALCAKMKAECEVVTSDWDGIIPALNAKKFDFLVASMSITEERQQAVDFTDPYYTNKLQFIAPKSSDFKSDKASLKGKVIGAQRATIAGTWLEDNLDGVVDVKLYDTQENAYLDLASGRVDGVLADTFVNWEWLKSDAGKSFEFKGDPVFDNDKIGIAVRKGDALRERLNKALAEVVADGTYKKINDKYFPFSIY; encoded by the coding sequence ATGCATAGCTATAAAAAGATTCTGCTGGCAGCTGCCGCCACTCTGGCTTTCGGCACCAGTGCCGTCGCTGCCGACAAACTGAAGATCGGTACCGAAGGCGCCTACCCGCCCTTCAACCTCATCGACGCCAGCGGCCAGGTCGGCGGCTTCGACGTGGAAATCGCCCAGGCCCTGTGCGCCAAGATGAAGGCCGAGTGCGAAGTGGTCACCTCCGACTGGGACGGCATCATCCCGGCCCTGAACGCCAAGAAGTTCGACTTCCTGGTCGCCTCCATGTCGATCACCGAAGAGCGTCAGCAAGCGGTCGATTTCACCGACCCGTACTACACCAACAAACTGCAGTTCATCGCCCCGAAGAGCAGCGACTTCAAGAGCGATAAAGCCAGCCTGAAAGGCAAGGTGATCGGTGCCCAGCGCGCGACCATCGCCGGTACTTGGCTGGAAGACAACCTGGACGGAGTGGTTGACGTGAAACTCTACGACACCCAGGAAAATGCCTATCTCGACCTGGCCTCCGGCCGCGTTGATGGCGTGCTGGCTGATACCTTCGTGAACTGGGAATGGCTGAAGAGCGATGCCGGCAAGAGCTTCGAGTTCAAGGGCGACCCGGTATTCGACAACGACAAGATCGGTATTGCCGTGCGCAAGGGTGATGCCCTGCGCGAGCGCCTGAACAAGGCGCTGGCAGAAGTGGTTGCCGACGGCACCTACAAGAAGATCAACGACAAGTACTTCCCCTTCAGCATCTACTAA
- a CDS encoding ABC transporter permease, whose amino-acid sequence MNFDLSGFGPALAAGTLMTVQLALSALCLGLVLGLLGALAKTSPYKPLQWLGGTYSTIVRGVPELLWVMLIYFSTVNVLRELGESLGVGSLELSPFAAGVIALGLCFGAYSTEVFRGALLAIPKGHSEAGQALGLSKTRILWRVTMPQMWRIAMPGLGNLFMILMKDTALVSVIGLTEIMRQSQIAVTATKEAMTFYLVAAIIYLSLTIISMIGLHLLEKRVSRGFVRSTQ is encoded by the coding sequence ATGAATTTCGATCTTTCCGGATTCGGCCCAGCCCTGGCAGCCGGCACCCTGATGACCGTCCAGCTCGCGCTCAGCGCACTGTGCCTCGGTTTGGTGCTTGGCCTGCTTGGCGCCTTAGCCAAGACTTCTCCGTACAAGCCCCTGCAATGGCTTGGCGGCACCTACTCGACCATCGTGCGCGGCGTTCCCGAACTGCTGTGGGTGATGCTCATCTACTTCAGCACCGTGAACGTACTGCGCGAGCTGGGCGAAAGCCTGGGCGTCGGCAGCCTGGAGCTGAGCCCCTTCGCCGCAGGCGTTATCGCGCTTGGCCTGTGCTTCGGTGCATATTCCACCGAAGTGTTTCGCGGCGCTCTTCTGGCGATCCCCAAGGGCCATAGCGAAGCCGGCCAGGCGCTGGGGCTGTCCAAGACCCGCATTCTATGGCGTGTGACCATGCCGCAAATGTGGCGTATAGCGATGCCAGGGCTGGGCAACCTGTTCATGATCTTGATGAAGGACACTGCGCTGGTTTCGGTCATCGGCCTAACTGAAATCATGCGTCAGTCGCAGATCGCCGTCACCGCAACCAAGGAAGCCATGACCTTCTACCTGGTAGCCGCCATCATCTACCTGAGCCTGACCATCATCTCCATGATCGGCCTGCACCTTCTAGAGAAGAGAGTCTCGCGCGGCTTCGTAAGGAGCACGCAATGA
- a CDS encoding methyltransferase: protein MSESQSLQPLGGDALLQRFQALDAFLCAHQALWKPRPFTHRLLPWENRHAELGNWLRSRTLEQAEAAHNQPTALQAAPAPFPELAAEAAWLNEIGDLPQRAPHELPSRFSVDVPGRKWQQVRAFSDSLQFNRPPQHWLDWCAGKGHLGRVLAHGGQALTCLEYDPALVVSGSDLSQRLGITAQHIEQDVLASTASERVLATHSPVALHACGDLHVRLMHLASAAGCQQLAIAPCCYNRTAASSYQALSTAAQESTLDLSLDDLALPMSETVTAGNRVRQQRDQSMAWRLAFDLLQRELRGVDDYLPTPSLPPAWLKKGFAAYCRDLAELKGLPPPEERDWQALEAAGWQRLAEVRNLELLRGLFRRPLELWLVLDRALYLQEQGYAVRLGQFCPTHLTPRNLLLLAERA, encoded by the coding sequence ATGAGCGAATCCCAATCTCTCCAGCCACTCGGTGGCGATGCTCTGCTCCAGCGCTTCCAGGCGCTGGACGCATTTCTCTGCGCGCACCAGGCGCTATGGAAACCACGCCCCTTCACCCATCGGCTATTGCCTTGGGAGAACCGACACGCCGAGCTCGGCAACTGGCTGCGCAGTCGCACGCTTGAACAGGCCGAAGCAGCCCATAATCAGCCGACCGCATTGCAGGCCGCTCCTGCGCCCTTTCCCGAGCTGGCCGCCGAGGCGGCATGGCTGAATGAAATTGGCGACCTGCCCCAGCGTGCGCCTCACGAGCTGCCGTCACGCTTCTCGGTAGATGTACCAGGCCGCAAGTGGCAGCAGGTACGCGCCTTCAGCGACAGCCTGCAATTCAATCGCCCGCCGCAGCATTGGTTGGATTGGTGCGCGGGCAAAGGCCACCTGGGCCGCGTGCTCGCTCATGGCGGCCAGGCGTTGACCTGCCTGGAGTACGATCCCGCCCTGGTCGTCAGCGGCAGCGACCTTAGCCAGCGCCTGGGGATAACTGCACAGCACATCGAACAGGATGTGCTCGCCAGCACTGCCAGCGAACGAGTCCTCGCCACGCACAGCCCCGTCGCCCTGCATGCCTGTGGCGACCTGCACGTGCGCCTGATGCACCTGGCCAGCGCGGCAGGCTGCCAGCAATTGGCGATCGCTCCGTGCTGCTACAACCGCACCGCTGCGAGCAGCTACCAGGCGTTATCCACAGCGGCGCAGGAATCGACACTCGACCTGTCGCTGGACGACTTGGCCCTGCCCATGAGCGAAACCGTCACCGCCGGCAACCGTGTGCGCCAGCAGCGCGATCAGTCCATGGCCTGGCGTCTGGCCTTCGACCTGCTGCAGCGCGAATTGCGCGGCGTGGACGACTACCTGCCCACCCCTTCACTGCCCCCCGCCTGGCTGAAGAAAGGCTTCGCTGCTTACTGCCGCGACCTGGCCGAACTGAAGGGGCTGCCACCGCCCGAAGAGCGCGATTGGCAGGCTCTCGAAGCAGCCGGCTGGCAGCGCCTGGCCGAAGTGCGCAATCTGGAATTGCTGCGCGGCCTGTTCCGTCGCCCACTGGAACTCTGGCTGGTACTCGACCGCGCGCTGTATCTGCAGGAACAGGGCTATGCCGTACGCCTCGGCCAGTTTTGCCCCACGCACCTCACGCCACGCAACCTGCTACTGCTCGCCGAACGCGCCTGA
- a CDS encoding DUF6216 family protein, whose product MNTEEFLSAASQIKDVIAFIIPITISIFAFLYVRARAGSAGFIHDRLWRLLGGKKDYQNTMLQNEYSQLSDHEKFNYSTGIRFPSQRKITEALVWLHERGIGLEEVVRVRRFFNPSLISFDKPCLLGYRLSH is encoded by the coding sequence ATGAATACCGAAGAATTTCTCTCCGCAGCATCTCAAATCAAAGATGTCATCGCCTTCATTATCCCGATAACAATATCGATATTTGCCTTTCTATATGTCCGAGCCCGAGCTGGATCCGCAGGATTTATTCACGATCGTCTCTGGCGATTACTTGGTGGAAAGAAAGACTATCAGAACACGATGCTTCAAAATGAATATAGCCAATTAAGCGATCATGAGAAATTCAATTACAGCACGGGCATTAGATTCCCAAGCCAAAGGAAGATCACAGAGGCATTGGTTTGGCTTCATGAGCGTGGGATCGGGTTAGAAGAAGTTGTTAGGGTCAGGAGGTTTTTTAATCCGAGCCTCATTTCATTTGATAAGCCATGTCTACTCGGCTATAGGCTCAGCCACTGA
- a CDS encoding DUF6216 family protein, which produces MVICDILTKEENAKHLQSSMLTQKIFGGMFWAIFSFLAFVSVRALVIAKQANALFERALAHQPLQEQLPF; this is translated from the coding sequence ATGGTCATTTGTGACATCCTCACTAAAGAAGAAAATGCGAAGCATCTACAGTCATCTATGCTGACTCAGAAAATCTTTGGGGGTATGTTTTGGGCTATTTTCAGTTTTTTAGCGTTTGTGTCTGTACGGGCACTGGTGATTGCTAAACAGGCAAATGCGCTCTTTGAGCGAGCTCTAGCTCATCAACCACTTCAAGAACAGCTTCCTTTCTAA
- a CDS encoding DEAD/DEAH box helicase, whose product MSTFAAELSSRFATNEKFKFALSHLQACGAASVLPDSIIQPHGLPDNDAIGKMLYCASVFAQSGVESHISLAQTIAFNAMLISQEPGVLERCAAILTEIGNFPSLIYAEERFSTKPSTLLGMIQRNVVEQLNTVEVAGAAIALTDYQRKVWGSLQSGKSLAISAPTSAGKSFLVIEHLCRDALTLPSYVFVYIAPTRALLSEVQLKVKERLSSDLAIRVTDIPTFENLPRQVFVLTQERFKALLSITSSPIKLVVVDEAQNLSDGARGMILQDCIEQCYSRDQKTHVVLLAPGAQGFETALDSLGISGVSEVSTSVSPVLQNRIVVSKTPALNQLDFKLLNSHGGSHIGSMPCSVGLDLVESRLAAVALELGRGGGSLIYAKTPTEAATIAGSIAIGLDHVDNNELATFIKEHIHPEYHLIGMVKKGVAFHYGQMPSLLREAIESAFRAGTIKFLVCTTTLFQGINLPARNVFISTPARGRGHSVMLDPALLWNFAGRAGRMAKDIVGNVFLIDYDDWSAQPMDIFYKFTIKSALSEFVTENYKDVVTVLSKGKLESKPRDEYSRNAVASAGILVSKSRQGIVKEYLDRIAPDLNYFELQDLQNAADEASNDLKLPQHVIEGNWTLDLFALDRLMAHLIKRLKDGTIDEVVPKNPADLGKKAFAHYKEIFNILFRYIKGFDKNFGGYVARIAVKWMEGKPYPVILKYEVISERRRINKKRNLEKLNFNTIPGYKAKVIADANPSKVIKSAFETIEDVIRFQLVQMGKAYTDILIHVFNDNGLTHRVPEIFDFALALELGISTNTGRAFLELGLSRIAASELQRIIPDSNLDVAAAREKLLKFDSSPFKLSPVILAEIDKVIFTLRTIDTLASS is encoded by the coding sequence ATGAGTACTTTTGCAGCAGAACTCTCGTCGAGGTTTGCAACGAATGAGAAGTTTAAGTTTGCACTAAGCCATCTCCAAGCTTGTGGTGCGGCCAGTGTACTACCTGACTCAATTATACAACCCCATGGATTGCCTGATAATGACGCAATCGGAAAAATGCTTTATTGCGCATCAGTATTTGCACAATCTGGGGTTGAGTCGCATATCAGCTTGGCTCAAACGATAGCTTTTAATGCCATGTTAATATCGCAGGAACCGGGGGTGCTTGAACGGTGTGCGGCGATACTGACTGAAATTGGGAATTTTCCTAGTTTAATTTATGCTGAGGAGCGGTTCTCTACGAAGCCCTCAACCTTATTAGGAATGATCCAGAGGAATGTTGTCGAGCAGCTAAATACAGTTGAAGTAGCAGGGGCGGCCATTGCACTAACCGATTATCAGCGGAAGGTGTGGGGCTCTCTCCAGAGTGGGAAGTCTTTAGCTATTTCTGCACCTACCTCCGCTGGAAAGTCATTCTTGGTAATTGAGCATCTTTGTAGAGATGCCTTGACGCTTCCATCTTACGTGTTCGTCTACATTGCGCCTACGCGCGCCCTATTGTCTGAAGTTCAACTGAAAGTAAAAGAGCGGCTTTCAAGCGATTTGGCTATTCGTGTTACAGATATTCCTACTTTTGAGAACTTGCCGCGGCAAGTCTTCGTGCTTACCCAGGAGCGGTTCAAAGCCCTTCTTTCGATAACCTCATCCCCAATAAAACTTGTAGTCGTAGACGAGGCCCAAAATTTATCAGATGGGGCCCGAGGGATGATACTGCAGGATTGCATTGAACAGTGCTACTCCCGTGATCAGAAAACGCATGTGGTTCTGCTCGCACCCGGGGCTCAAGGTTTTGAAACTGCATTAGATAGTTTGGGGATATCTGGAGTTTCAGAAGTCAGCACCTCTGTGTCCCCCGTCCTGCAAAACCGTATCGTGGTATCAAAAACACCAGCTCTAAATCAGCTAGACTTTAAGTTACTCAACTCTCATGGAGGCTCTCATATAGGAAGTATGCCGTGCAGCGTTGGCCTTGACTTGGTTGAAAGCAGGCTCGCTGCTGTAGCACTAGAGTTGGGGCGCGGCGGTGGATCTTTGATATATGCAAAAACGCCTACTGAGGCCGCAACTATTGCCGGTTCAATTGCCATAGGTTTAGATCATGTTGACAATAATGAACTCGCCACCTTTATCAAGGAACATATACACCCCGAGTATCACTTAATAGGAATGGTTAAAAAAGGGGTGGCATTCCATTATGGGCAGATGCCATCCCTGCTGCGTGAAGCCATTGAGTCCGCGTTTCGTGCCGGCACGATCAAATTCCTTGTGTGCACTACAACCCTGTTTCAGGGTATCAATCTTCCAGCTCGAAATGTATTTATAAGTACGCCTGCCAGAGGGCGCGGTCATAGCGTGATGCTGGATCCAGCTCTGCTTTGGAATTTTGCCGGTAGAGCCGGGCGCATGGCCAAAGATATCGTCGGGAACGTATTCCTCATCGATTATGATGATTGGAGTGCTCAGCCAATGGACATTTTTTATAAGTTTACTATCAAGTCTGCGCTTTCTGAGTTTGTAACTGAAAACTACAAGGATGTTGTTACAGTGCTAAGTAAAGGGAAGCTTGAATCCAAACCTAGAGATGAGTATTCCCGTAATGCAGTTGCTTCAGCCGGTATTCTTGTTAGTAAATCTCGACAAGGAATAGTTAAGGAATATCTTGATAGGATCGCGCCGGACTTAAATTACTTTGAGTTGCAGGATCTTCAAAATGCAGCTGATGAAGCTTCTAACGACCTCAAGCTACCCCAGCACGTTATAGAAGGGAACTGGACATTAGATTTGTTCGCTCTGGATAGGTTGATGGCTCACCTCATCAAGCGGCTGAAGGATGGCACTATCGACGAAGTGGTACCTAAAAATCCAGCGGATTTAGGTAAGAAAGCCTTTGCTCATTACAAGGAAATATTCAATATACTTTTCAGGTATATAAAAGGGTTTGATAAAAATTTCGGTGGCTACGTAGCCCGTATTGCAGTTAAGTGGATGGAGGGAAAGCCCTATCCAGTAATTTTAAAGTATGAGGTGATAAGCGAAAGACGTCGGATTAACAAGAAACGTAACCTAGAGAAGCTTAATTTTAATACCATTCCAGGCTACAAGGCTAAGGTTATCGCAGATGCTAATCCGAGTAAGGTCATCAAGAGCGCGTTTGAAACCATTGAAGACGTCATTCGGTTTCAGCTTGTGCAGATGGGTAAGGCCTATACTGATATATTGATCCATGTATTTAATGATAATGGCCTGACTCACAGGGTTCCCGAAATTTTTGACTTCGCGCTGGCTCTGGAACTGGGCATCAGCACGAATACAGGGCGCGCATTTCTGGAGTTGGGACTCTCTCGCATTGCTGCTTCTGAGCTTCAAAGAATCATCCCTGATAGCAATCTTGATGTGGCAGCCGCAAGAGAAAAGCTTTTAAAGTTTGACTCGTCACCCTTCAAACTTAGCCCTGTAATTTTGGCAGAAATCGATAAAGTTATTTTTACCTTGAGAACTATTGATACCTTGGCTTCTAGTTAA
- a CDS encoding HamA C-terminal domain-containing protein has product MSSPADSPPSLSSVIQKLLDKSPLDRFVKCVVDLTSVPPYKAPRVALLHVRFKEDIPSIRAFSDFLGNQAANYALSRRRRDAYQAQMASAQNGDVSAAQELSRAVRKAFIEFRQANPSRASEVGEVLAYCVAVHHLQASQLIAKMALKTSNNMPVYGLDGIHASVVNGELNVFFLESKLAGTAASGTADYADSVSGFLKDDGQYEHEYGLVTSLGNLDVLDPADKDLMLNYLDVFGNPNAPKRERSVGVVCYSEVKHFANKLEVDDGPLSKHEDYFGELYKGDLNRHFTNLDNQLGVKGVDPNKCMVYLVAVPDVDELREMFYESIGIASLDSDVPLTSPSAIKGGKI; this is encoded by the coding sequence GTGTCGTCACCTGCAGATAGTCCGCCGTCGCTCAGTAGTGTTATCCAGAAACTCTTGGATAAATCACCATTGGATCGTTTTGTTAAGTGTGTCGTGGATTTAACGAGCGTTCCTCCCTATAAGGCTCCACGGGTCGCACTTCTGCATGTACGATTCAAGGAAGATATTCCCAGTATAAGAGCTTTTTCCGACTTCCTTGGAAATCAAGCGGCGAATTATGCACTGAGTCGTCGACGCCGAGATGCATACCAAGCTCAGATGGCATCAGCGCAAAACGGCGATGTGTCAGCTGCGCAAGAACTCAGCCGGGCTGTTAGAAAGGCATTCATTGAGTTTCGACAGGCTAACCCATCTAGAGCCAGCGAGGTGGGTGAAGTACTCGCATACTGCGTCGCCGTACACCACCTTCAGGCCTCTCAACTAATTGCCAAGATGGCCTTGAAAACCTCCAATAACATGCCTGTTTATGGCCTCGATGGTATTCACGCATCCGTAGTCAACGGTGAGCTGAATGTTTTCTTTCTTGAGTCCAAGCTCGCAGGTACCGCCGCCAGTGGTACTGCTGACTATGCAGACTCCGTTTCTGGCTTTCTCAAAGATGACGGGCAATATGAGCATGAGTACGGGCTGGTAACCAGCTTAGGAAATCTTGATGTACTGGATCCAGCTGATAAAGATCTGATGCTAAATTATCTGGACGTATTTGGTAATCCCAATGCTCCCAAGCGTGAGCGATCTGTCGGGGTAGTCTGTTATTCAGAGGTCAAGCATTTTGCGAACAAGCTTGAAGTCGATGACGGCCCGTTATCCAAGCATGAGGATTATTTCGGGGAACTGTATAAAGGAGACTTAAACAGACATTTTACTAACCTCGATAACCAGCTAGGTGTTAAGGGAGTCGATCCAAATAAATGCATGGTTTATTTGGTGGCTGTACCTGATGTCGATGAGCTAAGAGAAATGTTTTACGAGTCGATAGGGATAGCGAGTTTGGATTCTGATGTCCCTCTAACTTCGCCCTCAGCAATTAAGGGTGGAAAAATATGA
- a CDS encoding SDR family NAD(P)-dependent oxidoreductase, translating into MSRTLVVFGAQNSAGALAARQYGNDGYDVVLVADDAQCVRALTTVLESEGISTRTFTGDVSSPEHAKAMIRSIRSTVGPIDAVYYGLDPLNTADYAAALNPDSATETCALTYLSMTAVVDEVLPEMRSRKSGAILVERNDTEVATPPNPGDKDPATAACSYLQGLRQELACEGVHIGMLSIGSLLCRHNAGFTQQSSGLLAKP; encoded by the coding sequence ATGAGTCGGACTCTTGTGGTATTCGGTGCGCAGAACAGCGCAGGTGCATTGGCCGCTCGCCAGTACGGCAATGACGGCTACGACGTGGTGCTGGTGGCCGATGACGCGCAGTGCGTGCGCGCACTGACGACCGTGCTGGAAAGCGAAGGCATCTCGACACGAACCTTCACCGGCGACGTCTCCAGCCCCGAGCACGCCAAGGCGATGATCAGATCCATCCGCAGCACGGTCGGCCCTATCGATGCGGTGTACTACGGCCTCGATCCGCTCAATACAGCTGACTACGCCGCCGCATTGAACCCGGACAGCGCCACCGAAACATGCGCGCTTACCTACCTGAGCATGACTGCCGTGGTGGACGAAGTGCTGCCAGAAATGCGCTCGCGCAAGTCGGGCGCCATCCTGGTCGAGCGCAACGACACTGAAGTGGCCACACCGCCGAACCCTGGCGATAAAGACCCAGCGACCGCGGCGTGCAGCTATCTGCAAGGCCTTCGGCAGGAGCTGGCCTGCGAGGGTGTACATATCGGCATGCTCAGCATTGGCTCGCTACTCTGTCGGCATAATGCCGGTTTCACGCAGCAGAGCAGTGGCCTTCTCGCCAAGCCATGA
- a CDS encoding response regulator, producing the protein MAQALQAALGRHGLIVDMVHSLAAAAMTLRLHVHDLLLLDRGLPDGDGLDFITTARRLSPALPIVLLTARGEIAERVDGLNGGADDYVVKPVAADELLARIRAIARRPATVILPTATLGALSFDFTASEAIVDGLPLHLPRRQLLILEALIYRQGRTVLRENLHEAVYGLADEIQSNALDAHVSKLRRALKEADAGVEIAVIRGVGYLLKEGQ; encoded by the coding sequence ATGGCCCAGGCCCTGCAGGCAGCGTTGGGGCGCCATGGCTTGATCGTGGACATGGTTCATTCGCTCGCCGCAGCGGCGATGACCTTGCGCCTGCATGTGCACGATCTGTTGCTCCTCGATCGCGGCCTGCCCGATGGCGATGGTCTCGACTTCATTACCACCGCCCGGCGCCTGTCGCCCGCCCTGCCGATCGTGCTGCTGACCGCCCGCGGGGAAATCGCAGAACGGGTCGATGGCCTGAATGGTGGGGCGGACGATTACGTGGTCAAACCCGTTGCCGCCGACGAACTCCTGGCCCGCATAAGGGCCATCGCTCGGCGCCCGGCAACAGTCATTCTGCCTACCGCCACCCTTGGCGCGCTGTCTTTCGACTTCACCGCCAGTGAGGCCATCGTCGATGGCCTGCCGCTTCATCTACCCCGGCGCCAGCTGCTGATTCTGGAGGCCCTGATCTATCGCCAAGGGCGAACCGTGCTGCGAGAAAACCTTCATGAAGCGGTCTACGGCCTGGCCGACGAAATCCAGTCGAACGCGCTCGATGCCCATGTCTCGAAGCTGCGTCGCGCACTGAAGGAAGCCGACGCAGGGGTCGAGATCGCGGTGATTCGTGGCGTCGGCTATCTGCTCAAGGAAGGCCAATGA